Proteins from one candidate division KSB1 bacterium genomic window:
- a CDS encoding STAS domain-containing protein encodes MEGIEISVTKVGTRRDIALFRVKGYIDTQTCSEMLTQITQVLREGIYHLIVDMSQVNYVSSAGWGVFVGEIKGIRENGGDLKIVGMIPEVHDVFEMLEFNRILDAYDSLEEAIDDFDLSIGLDLTRSISQSYSPTELSTGEVAVLDPPKSALRLREAEGVRAKSRSAFTKPKIDERVLPLTEKVKIIIIENPAAGVRKIAQSLNTERFGFVKIGWWKLYQLLRKLNLDTQEKRYRFYRSR; translated from the coding sequence ATGGAAGGAATCGAGATTTCAGTCACCAAGGTCGGCACTCGTCGTGACATCGCCTTGTTTCGTGTCAAAGGATATATCGACACGCAGACCTGCTCGGAAATGCTGACTCAGATCACCCAGGTGCTCCGCGAGGGCATCTATCATCTGATTGTGGACATGAGCCAGGTCAACTACGTCAGCTCGGCGGGTTGGGGTGTGTTTGTCGGCGAGATCAAGGGTATCCGGGAGAATGGCGGGGATTTGAAGATCGTGGGGATGATCCCGGAGGTGCACGACGTCTTTGAGATGCTGGAGTTCAACCGTATTTTGGATGCTTATGACTCCCTCGAAGAGGCGATCGACGATTTTGACCTGTCGATCGGCCTGGATCTGACCCGCAGCATCTCGCAATCTTACAGTCCGACCGAATTGAGCACAGGAGAGGTGGCGGTACTGGATCCGCCCAAATCCGCTTTGCGTCTGCGCGAAGCGGAGGGGGTGCGCGCCAAGTCACGCTCGGCATTCACCAAACCGAAAATTGATGAACGTGTCTTGCCACTGACGGAGAAGGTCAAGATCATCATCATCGAAAATCCCGCCGCGGGGGTGCGCAAGATTGCGCAAAGCCTCAACACCGAGCGCTTCGGCTTCGTCAAGATTGGCTGGTGGAAGCTCTATCAACTTCTCCGCAAATTGAACCTGGATACCCAGGAAAAGCGGTATCGGTTCTATCGCTCACGTTGA
- a CDS encoding polysaccharide biosynthesis tyrosine autokinase has product MGIDTFAFEDDGALEGQKLDLGRYVQALKRRWWLVLLVAALVAVPWAIYVKQEKPIYEATATIRYRNISAMKNPEKMMQEIVEVLNSRTFAEQVVAALGLAVTLEQDSENGRFLIRNRIFTKLSTTYHPRPGTYILQIPGDGRFTLAMLDEDTDEEIPLRTGDVFRAASDTISVNGISFQLADPQKLPPRITFKVESFKSAVTSLQQRVQPGLNQSLTLMSVKLTGNDPYVVTQTANSLAQLYVDRSKVEGASSDEKQLETLQEQVRQAQRDYEEIDRRYTEAKRRAGGNVGGDRYQLTVAKLAEAEKKLETLKQQRDGLKELLERAMSTSVENASGTAREAISYIYKGIVNHPLFDNNASMVVARQRLSDLEARRSEELRSKTERHPDVVALENEIQQLYSQIQAAGRTKLGNLAQEISRQDREVVLLNAQLGGLPEQESTLWALEREWKQKSDYLQTLREQLQKGKIAVTSDKSDIEILDPAVEPEYPVNRNKKTKAAAGGVAGLLFGMFVVVALEALDRSIKTVDDIKGTLKLNVLGAIPQIDFGEYYEFQDHEKAKLVDQQLVTHDYSPTPIGEAYRSLRTNILFSKSAGRIQTLVITSTAPGDGKSFTAANLSITMAQQKSNTLLVDTDLRRGVLHNTFGVPKEPGFSNYLTGSILASEIIHETHIPNLSVISCGSLIPNPSEMLGSVQLRRFLDEMRRRYDLVIFDTPPLNAATDAVVLGTQVDGVVIVVRAGKTHKEVARKKIEMFQNVQAKILGVILNGTTVDLAHEGYSYYHY; this is encoded by the coding sequence ATGGGTATCGACACATTCGCCTTTGAGGATGATGGGGCACTGGAAGGTCAAAAGCTGGATTTGGGCCGTTATGTGCAGGCGCTCAAACGCCGGTGGTGGCTGGTGTTGCTGGTTGCCGCGCTGGTGGCGGTGCCGTGGGCGATTTATGTGAAGCAGGAGAAGCCGATCTATGAGGCCACCGCCACCATCCGCTATCGCAACATCAGCGCGATGAAAAACCCCGAAAAGATGATGCAGGAAATCGTCGAGGTGCTCAACAGCCGCACCTTTGCCGAGCAGGTGGTGGCCGCACTCGGCCTGGCCGTCACCCTCGAGCAGGACTCGGAGAACGGCCGGTTTCTCATTCGCAACCGGATTTTCACCAAACTCTCCACCACCTACCATCCCCGCCCCGGCACCTATATCCTGCAGATTCCCGGTGATGGCCGGTTTACGCTCGCCATGCTGGATGAAGACACCGACGAGGAGATTCCCCTGCGCACCGGCGACGTGTTTCGCGCCGCCAGTGATACCATCTCGGTGAATGGCATCTCTTTTCAACTGGCGGACCCGCAAAAACTGCCGCCCCGCATCACCTTCAAAGTCGAGTCGTTCAAGTCGGCGGTGACGTCATTGCAACAGCGTGTGCAGCCGGGCTTGAACCAGAGCCTGACGCTGATGTCGGTGAAGCTCACCGGCAATGACCCCTATGTCGTCACGCAAACCGCCAACAGTCTGGCGCAACTTTATGTTGACCGCAGCAAAGTCGAAGGCGCCAGCTCCGATGAAAAACAACTGGAGACGCTGCAGGAACAGGTGCGCCAGGCGCAGCGCGACTATGAGGAGATCGACCGGCGTTACACCGAGGCCAAACGCCGCGCCGGCGGCAATGTCGGCGGAGACCGCTACCAGTTGACCGTGGCCAAGCTGGCGGAGGCCGAGAAAAAGCTCGAAACCCTCAAGCAACAGCGGGACGGCTTAAAGGAGCTGCTCGAACGCGCCATGAGCACGTCCGTGGAAAATGCCAGCGGGACCGCTCGCGAAGCGATCAGTTACATCTACAAAGGCATCGTCAACCACCCGCTTTTTGACAACAATGCTTCGATGGTGGTGGCGCGGCAGCGGTTGAGCGACCTGGAAGCCCGGCGCTCCGAAGAATTGCGCAGCAAAACCGAACGCCATCCCGACGTGGTGGCGCTGGAGAATGAAATCCAGCAGCTTTACAGCCAGATTCAGGCTGCCGGCCGCACCAAGCTCGGCAACCTGGCGCAGGAGATCAGCCGGCAGGATCGCGAAGTGGTGCTGCTCAACGCCCAGCTCGGCGGCCTGCCCGAGCAGGAATCCACCCTGTGGGCGCTGGAACGCGAGTGGAAGCAGAAATCGGACTATCTGCAAACGCTGCGCGAGCAGTTGCAAAAGGGTAAAATTGCGGTCACTTCCGACAAATCCGACATCGAGATTTTGGATCCCGCGGTCGAACCGGAATACCCGGTGAATCGCAACAAGAAAACCAAGGCCGCGGCCGGTGGCGTGGCCGGCCTGCTGTTCGGCATGTTCGTGGTCGTCGCGCTGGAAGCACTGGACCGGTCGATCAAAACGGTGGATGACATCAAGGGCACATTAAAGCTGAACGTGCTGGGCGCCATTCCGCAGATCGATTTCGGTGAGTATTACGAATTTCAAGATCATGAAAAGGCCAAGCTGGTGGACCAGCAGTTGGTGACACACGATTATTCGCCCACGCCCATTGGCGAGGCCTATCGTTCGTTGCGCACCAACATCCTGTTCTCCAAAAGCGCGGGCCGCATCCAGACCCTGGTGATCACCTCGACGGCACCGGGCGACGGCAAGTCCTTCACCGCCGCCAATCTCAGCATCACCATGGCGCAGCAGAAGAGCAACACCCTGCTGGTTGACACCGACCTGCGGCGCGGGGTGCTGCACAACACCTTTGGTGTGCCGAAGGAGCCCGGTTTCAGCAACTATCTGACCGGCTCGATTCTGGCCTCCGAGATCATTCATGAAACCCACATCCCCAACCTCTCCGTGATCAGTTGCGGGTCGCTGATTCCCAACCCCTCGGAGATGCTGGGCTCGGTGCAACTGCGCCGTTTTCTCGATGAGATGCGCCGGCGTTACGATCTCGTCATCTTCGACACCCCGCCCTTGAATGCCGCGACCGATGCCGTGGTGCTGGGCACCCAGGTCGATGGCGTCGTGATCGTGGTACGCGCCGGCAAGACCCACAAGGAGGTGGCGCGCAAGAAAATCGAAATGTTTCAGAATGTGCAGGCCAAGATCCTCGGCGTGATTTTGAACGGCACCACGGTGGATTTGGCGCACGAGGGTTACAGCTATTACCACTATTAA
- a CDS encoding SLBB domain-containing protein → MHSNRFHPGARVVALGAMLFLGLASGISQAQSGYYSRDGQGVRFRAGEGVRVIVLEKTDSRDMGRRQDLNLAGDYLIDQGGYIYVPYLRAPIKAAGLSPDSLARRLRDELFNDLTIKPPIEQIFCMPLIRVAVMGAVQRPGSYLIRAKESLWELINLAGGPANGADVRKIKVMRGGRTVSKNLLEGFENAHSLEQLGVRSGDQVIMPTYSRFTLDDVVRYTSFALSVAVFYLQVSDRNNR, encoded by the coding sequence ATGCACAGCAATCGTTTCCACCCCGGGGCGCGCGTGGTCGCCCTGGGCGCCATGCTCTTCCTCGGCCTTGCCAGTGGGATCAGTCAAGCGCAGTCCGGCTATTATTCCCGTGACGGTCAGGGAGTCCGTTTCCGCGCGGGCGAAGGCGTGCGCGTGATTGTGTTGGAAAAAACCGACAGCCGCGACATGGGCCGGCGCCAGGACTTGAACCTGGCAGGTGATTATCTCATCGATCAGGGCGGCTACATCTACGTCCCCTATTTGCGTGCCCCGATCAAAGCTGCCGGCTTGTCGCCCGACAGTCTGGCGCGCCGGCTGCGCGACGAGCTGTTCAATGATCTCACCATCAAGCCGCCGATCGAACAGATCTTCTGCATGCCGTTGATCCGGGTGGCGGTGATGGGTGCGGTGCAGCGGCCGGGCTCCTACCTGATTCGGGCCAAGGAATCGCTGTGGGAACTGATCAACCTCGCCGGCGGGCCGGCCAACGGTGCCGACGTGCGCAAGATTAAAGTGATGCGCGGCGGTCGCACCGTGAGCAAAAATCTTTTGGAAGGCTTTGAAAACGCCCATTCGCTCGAACAGCTCGGCGTGCGCTCCGGCGACCAGGTGATCATGCCGACTTACTCGCGCTTCACCCTCGACGATGTGGTGCGCTACACCTCTTTTGCTCTCTCGGTCGCCGTGTTCTATCTGCAAGTCTCCGACCGTAACAATCGCTGA